A single Deltaproteobacteria bacterium DNA region contains:
- a CDS encoding RusA family crossover junction endodeoxyribonuclease has protein sequence MSRRKNNPLAGIPLSGTLNFQFWVPGRPQPKARHRVAARGGKAFAFNDPRNQTRESYIRECCLLALEKFPLKDHFPIPANGYAVRAAIYALYPPAANWYPGLRYTKKPDWDNIGKLPWDALSGRDSGRPQLLFLDDQIIDSCPVHKAYWDPRDDHPWGPGYPKGPGTLICMEVQPQLRNPALAPAGLFTCLNCGRDDFTGEKQWKAHTRRCVDSL, from the coding sequence GTGAGTCGGAGAAAGAACAATCCTCTGGCGGGGATCCCTCTATCCGGGACTCTGAACTTCCAGTTCTGGGTCCCGGGCAGGCCCCAGCCCAAGGCCAGACACCGGGTGGCCGCCCGGGGAGGGAAGGCGTTTGCCTTCAACGACCCGCGAAACCAGACCCGGGAGTCCTACATCCGGGAGTGCTGCCTTCTGGCCCTGGAGAAATTCCCCCTCAAGGATCACTTCCCGATCCCCGCAAACGGGTACGCAGTGCGGGCCGCCATCTACGCCCTGTATCCTCCGGCGGCAAACTGGTATCCGGGACTCCGGTACACGAAGAAGCCGGACTGGGACAACATCGGTAAACTACCCTGGGACGCCCTCTCCGGGAGGGATTCGGGGCGGCCCCAGTTGCTGTTTCTGGATGACCAGATCATCGACTCCTGTCCGGTCCACAAAGCCTACTGGGACCCCCGAGACGACCATCCTTGGGGTCCGGGCTATCCGAAGGGGCCGGGAACCCTGATCTGCATGGAGGTCCAACCCCAGCTTCGCAATCCGGCCCTGGCCCCGGCGGGATTGTTCACCTGCTTGAACTGCGGGCGGGACGACTTCACCGGAGAGAAGCAGTGGAAGGCCCATACCCGCCGCTGTGTTGACTCTCTTTAG